The following proteins are co-located in the Eublepharis macularius isolate TG4126 chromosome 5, MPM_Emac_v1.0, whole genome shotgun sequence genome:
- the BCAR3 gene encoding breast cancer anti-estrogen resistance protein 3 isoform X4: MPKDRNVLQTLAVALCCFYHRKSIIGNKFSKERQIMDSAPEKLKKELEEELQLSSEDLRSHAWYHGRIPRQLAESLIQRDGDFLIRDSLSSPGNFVLTCQWKNISQHFKIIKTMLRLNEAYCRVQYQFEDESFDSIPGLIRCYVGNRQPISKQSGAIIFQPINRTVPLRCLEEKYGVCPVRQRESSTPEGKVEPPKRLSLNMCSRQAQEQNSNQGNLLRNKEKSGSHPACLDHMQEKKFPLKAHQSESYLPIGSRNPAQGTEAELSPCPKSPAYRTGSEPALSPLMFRRFASELQINDTLRGSDSQLYPRPPPKPSKAPFMRPPHCSEVLYCELNTPVPTDSSMTKQPLCQKNSFVEHLTAKENGMHSSRNSETSYLILGDTDSLCSVDPQTTQTEMGKESSIFVTPVLEMVSSFRPNAFESKLLPPENKPLEMAMLKRVKELLTNNDAKIIALHILRMDCKVARILEVSKEMKRSMGVNSGLELITLPFGHQLRLDIIERHNTMAIGIAVDILGCTGNLEERVATLNRIIQVAVELKDSTGDLYAFSAVMKALEMPQVTRLEQTWTTLRHCYTQTAIMYEKQLKPFSKALHEGRETTCVPQNIITIPLLVPLVTLLERQAVVFDGMDVWENTDQSCEIMLKHLATARSIAQNANLYSTNAERILHGFQPDDEMSEVFKTEFQMRLLWGSKGAQVNQSERYEKFNQILTALSRKLEPPLTKQPEQ; this comes from the exons TTTTCGAAGGAGAGGCAGATTATGGACAGTGCCCCAGAAAAACTGAAGAAAGAGCTGGAAGAGGAGCTGCAGCTGAGCAGTGAAGACCTGCGCAGCCATGCCTGGTACCACGGACGGATTCCACGGCAG ctggctgaaagCCTCATTCAGAGGGATGGAGATTTCTTGATTCGGGACTCTCTCTCCAGCCCTGGGAACTTTGTCCTTACCTGCCAGTGGAAGAACATCTCTCAGCATTTCAAGATCATCAAAACGATGCTGAGGCTTAACGAAGCTTATTGTCGTGTTCAGTACCAGTTTGAAGATGAAAGTTTTGACAGCATCCCTGGCCTCATTCGGTGTTATGTGGGAAACCGTCAGCCGATATCCAAGCAGAGTGGAGCAATTATATTTCAGCCCATCAACAGGACTGTTCCCTTGAGGTGTTTGGAGGAAAAATATGGTGTCTGTCCAGTGCgacaaagagagagcagcactcCTGAAGGAAAAGTAGAACCTCCCAAGAGACTCAGCCTTAATATGTGCAGTCGGCAGGCCCAGGAGCAGAATTCAAACCAAGGAAACCTTTTGAG AAACAAGGAAAAGAGTGGCAGCCATCCAGCATGTTTGGATCACatgcaagagaaaaaattccCTCTAAAGGCCCACCAGTCAGAAAGTTACCTGCCAATAG GTTCAAGGAATCCAGCTCAGGGAACTGAAGCTGAATTAAGCCCTTGCCCAAAGTCTCCAGCATACAGAACTGGCAGTgaacctgctctgagcccgttgATGTTTCGCAGATTTGCCTCCGAATTGCAAATCAATGATACTCTCAGGGGTTCGGACAGCCAGCTGTACCCTCGGCCTCCACCCAAGCCCAGTAAAGCGCCCTTTATGAGGCCGCCGCACTGTTCAGAAGTGCTCTATTGTGAACTTAACACGCCTGTTCCCACAGACAGTAGCATGACAAAGCAACCTTTATGTCAGAAGAATAGCTTTGTAGAGCATCTGACAGCTAAGGAGAATGGGATGCATTCATCCAGGAATTCGGAAACAAGCTACTTGATCCTGGGCGACACTGATTCTTTGTGCTCTGTGGATCCACAAACAACCCAGACTGAAATGGGCAAAGAGAGCAGCATATTTGTCACACCCGTTCTTGAGATGGTCTCCAGTTTCAGGCCGAATGCTTTTGAGTCCAAACTGCTCCCCCCAGAAAACAAGCCCCTGGAGATGGCAATGTTAAAAAGGGTGAAGGAACTGCTGACAAACAATGATGCAAAGATTATTGCTCTGCATATACTGAGAATGGATTGCAAG GTTGCTAGGATACTAGAGGTCTCTAAAGAGATGAAGAGGAGCATGGGAGTGAATTCAGGCCTGGAACTGATTACATTGCCATTTGGCCACCAACTGCGCCTGGACATAATTGAAAG ACACAACACCATGGCAATAGGAATAGCTGTCGATATTCTAGGCTGCACAGGAAACTTAGAAGAGCGAGTTGCTACTTTGAATCGGATTATCCAAGTAGCTGTGGAACTCAAGGACTCCACGGGGGATCTGTATGCCTTCTCAGCTGTGATGAAAGCCCTGGAAATGCCTCAG GTCACCAGGTTGGAGCAAACATGGACCACTTTGAGGCACTGTTACACTCAGACAGCCATCATGTATGAGAAGCAACTGAAACCGTTCAGCAAAGCCTTACACGAAGGAAGAG AGACAACTTGTGTTCCGCAAAACATCATCACTATACCCCTACTGGTGCCTTTGGTTACTCTGCTGGAACGACAAGCGGTTGTGTTTGACGGGATGGATGTTTGGGAGAACACTGACCAAAGCTGTGAAATCATGTTAAAGCATTTAGCGACCGCTCGCTCAATAGCACAAAATGCCAACCTGTACAGCACGAATGCAGAACGGATCCTCCACG GTTTTCAGCCAGATGATGAGATGAGCGAGGTCTTCAAAACGGAATTCCAAATGAGATTGCTCTGGGGCAGCAAAGGAGCGCAGGTTAACCAAAGTGAAAGATACGAGAAATTCAACCAGATTTTAACTGCACTCTCCCGAAAATTAGAACCTCCTCTAACAAAGCAGCCTGAGCAGTGA
- the BCAR3 gene encoding breast cancer anti-estrogen resistance protein 3 isoform X3 — translation MPKDRNVLQTLAVALCCFYHRKSIIGNKFSKERQIMDSAPEKLKKELEEELQLSSEDLRSHAWYHGRIPRQLAESLIQRDGDFLIRDSLSSPGNFVLTCQWKNISQHFKIIKTMLRLNEAYCRVQYQFEDESFDSIPGLIRCYVGNRQPISKQSGAIIFQPINRTVPLRCLEEKYGVCPVRQRESSTPEGKVEPPKRLSLNMCSRQAQEQNSNQGNLLRNKEKSGSHPACLDHMQEKKFPLKAHQSESYLPIGSRNPAQGTEAELSPCPKSPAYRTGSEPALSPLMFRRFASELQINDTLRGSDSQLYPRPPPKPSKAPFMRPPHCSEVLYCELNTPVPTDSSMTKQPLCQKNSFVEHLTAKENGMHSSRNSETSYLILGDTDSLCSVDPQTTQTEMGKESSIFVTPVLEMVSSFRPNAFESKLLPPENKPLEMAMLKRVKELLTNNDAKIIALHILRMDCKAYKGWFPEVTSSCLSRSAHTLCAHAGRLNQVARILEVSKEMKRSMGVNSGLELITLPFGHQLRLDIIERHNTMAIGIAVDILGCTGNLEERVATLNRIIQVAVELKDSTGDLYAFSAVMKALEMPQVTRLEQTWTTLRHCYTQTAIMYEKQLKPFSKALHEGRETTCVPQNIITIPLLVPLVTLLERQAVVFDGMDVWENTDQSCEIMLKHLATARSIAQNANLYSTNAERILHGFQPDDEMSEVFKTEFQMRLLWGSKGAQVNQSERYEKFNQILTALSRKLEPPLTKQPEQ, via the exons TTTTCGAAGGAGAGGCAGATTATGGACAGTGCCCCAGAAAAACTGAAGAAAGAGCTGGAAGAGGAGCTGCAGCTGAGCAGTGAAGACCTGCGCAGCCATGCCTGGTACCACGGACGGATTCCACGGCAG ctggctgaaagCCTCATTCAGAGGGATGGAGATTTCTTGATTCGGGACTCTCTCTCCAGCCCTGGGAACTTTGTCCTTACCTGCCAGTGGAAGAACATCTCTCAGCATTTCAAGATCATCAAAACGATGCTGAGGCTTAACGAAGCTTATTGTCGTGTTCAGTACCAGTTTGAAGATGAAAGTTTTGACAGCATCCCTGGCCTCATTCGGTGTTATGTGGGAAACCGTCAGCCGATATCCAAGCAGAGTGGAGCAATTATATTTCAGCCCATCAACAGGACTGTTCCCTTGAGGTGTTTGGAGGAAAAATATGGTGTCTGTCCAGTGCgacaaagagagagcagcactcCTGAAGGAAAAGTAGAACCTCCCAAGAGACTCAGCCTTAATATGTGCAGTCGGCAGGCCCAGGAGCAGAATTCAAACCAAGGAAACCTTTTGAG AAACAAGGAAAAGAGTGGCAGCCATCCAGCATGTTTGGATCACatgcaagagaaaaaattccCTCTAAAGGCCCACCAGTCAGAAAGTTACCTGCCAATAG GTTCAAGGAATCCAGCTCAGGGAACTGAAGCTGAATTAAGCCCTTGCCCAAAGTCTCCAGCATACAGAACTGGCAGTgaacctgctctgagcccgttgATGTTTCGCAGATTTGCCTCCGAATTGCAAATCAATGATACTCTCAGGGGTTCGGACAGCCAGCTGTACCCTCGGCCTCCACCCAAGCCCAGTAAAGCGCCCTTTATGAGGCCGCCGCACTGTTCAGAAGTGCTCTATTGTGAACTTAACACGCCTGTTCCCACAGACAGTAGCATGACAAAGCAACCTTTATGTCAGAAGAATAGCTTTGTAGAGCATCTGACAGCTAAGGAGAATGGGATGCATTCATCCAGGAATTCGGAAACAAGCTACTTGATCCTGGGCGACACTGATTCTTTGTGCTCTGTGGATCCACAAACAACCCAGACTGAAATGGGCAAAGAGAGCAGCATATTTGTCACACCCGTTCTTGAGATGGTCTCCAGTTTCAGGCCGAATGCTTTTGAGTCCAAACTGCTCCCCCCAGAAAACAAGCCCCTGGAGATGGCAATGTTAAAAAGGGTGAAGGAACTGCTGACAAACAATGATGCAAAGATTATTGCTCTGCATATACTGAGAATGGATTGCAAG GCATATAAAGGTTggtttccggaagtgacatcatcatgcctctcCAGGAGCGCACACACGCTTTGTGCACATGCAGGGAGATTAAATCAG GTTGCTAGGATACTAGAGGTCTCTAAAGAGATGAAGAGGAGCATGGGAGTGAATTCAGGCCTGGAACTGATTACATTGCCATTTGGCCACCAACTGCGCCTGGACATAATTGAAAG ACACAACACCATGGCAATAGGAATAGCTGTCGATATTCTAGGCTGCACAGGAAACTTAGAAGAGCGAGTTGCTACTTTGAATCGGATTATCCAAGTAGCTGTGGAACTCAAGGACTCCACGGGGGATCTGTATGCCTTCTCAGCTGTGATGAAAGCCCTGGAAATGCCTCAG GTCACCAGGTTGGAGCAAACATGGACCACTTTGAGGCACTGTTACACTCAGACAGCCATCATGTATGAGAAGCAACTGAAACCGTTCAGCAAAGCCTTACACGAAGGAAGAG AGACAACTTGTGTTCCGCAAAACATCATCACTATACCCCTACTGGTGCCTTTGGTTACTCTGCTGGAACGACAAGCGGTTGTGTTTGACGGGATGGATGTTTGGGAGAACACTGACCAAAGCTGTGAAATCATGTTAAAGCATTTAGCGACCGCTCGCTCAATAGCACAAAATGCCAACCTGTACAGCACGAATGCAGAACGGATCCTCCACG GTTTTCAGCCAGATGATGAGATGAGCGAGGTCTTCAAAACGGAATTCCAAATGAGATTGCTCTGGGGCAGCAAAGGAGCGCAGGTTAACCAAAGTGAAAGATACGAGAAATTCAACCAGATTTTAACTGCACTCTCCCGAAAATTAGAACCTCCTCTAACAAAGCAGCCTGAGCAGTGA